AAATCCAATTTTGGTACCAAAATAAAGCATGTCCATGTAAATAAAAtcaagtcattttttttttttgaataggaaGGGGATAGAAAGATTAGAACTCGAGACCTCTTTGAGATACCATTCACATGAGTATCATTTGAACTACTTGTGATTCTCGTCGGCTAGTTATTAACACtacatcatatattcatataatcATATCCAAATCTGTGAATAAAGTTTGACCATTTTGTTATTGGACTGAAACTATTAATTGATTTGATTGAAGATGATATATACATATTGTGGGGTGGTGGATCGagtaataaattattttgaaatttcaagtaACTTCGAGTTCTTCATCAAACTTAGACCTTAAGCAAGCAAACTAATTTTCTTATTAAATTCATTTActtgttaattaattacctaATCCAACCAATAATAATTAATTGTTACACACGCCTGCCCTAATTGGAAAGTTTAAAATTCTTAACTACGATTTCCTTCACTTAACAATCGATCGGGTAATACCAACTACTAACAATAATCTCACAAAGTCTTCAAACTAGGTTTCCCATAAATTATTAGGAAGAAATGAGAGGTTGTCATTTTGACGCATCATTAAGCATACTAATTCACggtttaaataatatttaagaTTAAAGAAATATTAAATTACTCATATTAAGCCGACAAACTCCAATAATAGGcttattaatataatataatgcATTATATGGTGGACAAGGATTGAATCGATTGATTCGGGATtagataattaattatttatttaataagagGAGTATATAAGTTTGCTCCCTATGGACTTAACACCACTAACATGATAAAAGGACAAAACCCAAAGTAACAAATCCAGCCGTGACACGTTGTCGTTGGAGGAAGAGACACGTACGGTTCATAACTTTATGGGCCAACGCACGAGCTACCTGTGAAAGTAAGTCTGATTCTCGAGCTAACGAATCTAAAAGCCACTGTGTGTTTAcatactaattaattaaaaaacataattaataattaattaattaatttacccATCCCACGCTCTTCTTGAAGCGCGTGtgtgctttttctttttcttttttggcccAAATTTGATATCCATTAGATATAAAACAAGTATAACATGACAATTTCATAAAGAGATTCCAACACATGTGATTGTAGACATGAAATTTGACGTactaacacaaaaataatggtaaTACATTTCACAGAGAGGCGGGTCTCTGACCTAACATTAGATCCCTCAAAGAGACTGCAATTCATCTAGAAGATATGCATCCGCCACTGCTTAATAGCATTGATCAGTCACTGCTTAATAGAGTTGATTAAGATGAAATTAAATGTTCATAAAGTGTGCCCTCAACGATTGAAATTTCTAAATCTGCCGCTGCTTAAAACTATTAATGATTGATGTAATGCAAACCCAACCTACTACGATGTGAGCCCAAtataacaaaaacaatagagGTTGACAAAAGGCAGGCATGAAACTCGGATTATGTGGTCCAATTATTTTGCAGTAAAGTTGCAATCTCTCAACAAATTATTAAAATACACACTACAATATACAACAGCGGGTCTAACCCAATAGAAATCGGGCAACAGGACCACTTGTATCAACAACAACGAAACCAACCTACAAATGCTAATTCCAACCTATAGATATagagatgtatatatatatacatacattgccACTCTGTCATTTTACATGCTACAAGGGACCACCACGTCACTGCCCCCCACACCTCAGTCGCGCGTCGTGTTTCCTCTTTCAAAAATATCTAACGATGACGTGtaccaaaaaatttaaaaaagcgAAAAATAACTGGGCCCTGCTCTCGTGAAAATGGAATGGAAAATATCACAGGCCATACAGATTGGTGCCACGATAGGGTCTCGCTACACTACTTCGACTCCTCTATATAATACGGTGCCCCTCTTAAAAAAACCCCCCGAGTGCCACGACAGCCAAACAAATCTTCGTCTCCTCCTCTCCTTCGCATCTTCAACCAGTGAAACAGAGTACATGGGATGGAGGCGAACGACATAATCGCACCGTTCGTTTTGAAGACTTATCAGATGGTCAACGATCCATCAACGGACGCTCTAATCGTCTGGGGACATGCTAACAACAGCTTCATAGTCATCGAACCCTTAGATTTCTCTCAGAGGATCTTGCCGGCTTATTTCAAGCACAACAACTTCTCCAGCTTCGTTCGTCAATTAAACACCTATGTGAGTATAAATTACTACCCAATTGagctttatatgtatatatacacactgacACACACTCACTTTAATCCCACAAATTTCTTTAGGGATTTCGAAAGGTGGATCCGGATAGATGGGAATTCGCGAACGAGTGGTTTCTACGAGGTCAAATTCATCTGCTCAAGAATATTGTGAGGAGGAACCActgtaaaaatcataaaatcgaATTGGGTATGAAGGATGAAGAGATATATAAAGAGATTGCGAGGTTGAGGCAGGAACAGGTGGCCCTCGAGGAGGAGCTACAAGGTATGAATAAGCGATTGGAGGCTACGGAGAGACGACCTCAGCAAATGATGGCTTTTCTCCGGAAAGTTGTGGAGGACCCTGACCTCCTCCCTCGTATGGAACAAACGAGGCAGCAATTACTCTGTGACAAGAAGCGTCGCCTCATGATTTCTCCgtcgtcgtcttcttcttcgtACGGTATGACCGCGGCGGCGACGAATTCATTGAATTCTGTAAAGtctgaagaggaggaagaagggaATCAAGCGGTAATATCGTCACCGGAAACTGGTACTGAACGCTTTGGGACTGATTCATCGCCGGAAATGAATCAAGTAGCAGGTTGGTTCGGACGAGTTTCTAGTCCGATTTCTCCGGGTACGGGCACCGCGAATCTTTCGCGGACCCTGATTACTACCGACTTTGATGAAATTAATAGGAGAGGACAAATTGGGTATTTTGGGCAATTGGCGAGTGCGGTGGAGGGGAGGCCACCGCCGCCTTATCCATTTTCATTGTTAGAAGGTGGCTTTTAGATTTTGCTCTTGCATGATTTAAATTATCTTGTATTAattttgttctctcttcttCTGTACAAAAATTAGATTTTAATCTATGGtttattaatatataataaCCATTTTTCATATGGGAAACACGAGTAGCTCATAAGGTAGTACTCACGTGTGTGTTCTCTAATTCGAACCTTCTCATCCCTTTCCCTTCCCCTCCCcgataataaaaaataacaaattttcatttaaatgaAATGACATGAAAAATGCAATTGAAACCAATAGGTCCAATAGCACGTGACGAGGAAGACGACTGGTTTGGAGTATAATGCAGGCAGGCAGGTCTCATCGGCGCTGATCTTTTTCGTTTTTTTGTGGGACCCAATACCTTCTTCTTTGCTCGAGAGACCAATGTAGGATCAGCTTCCACCACTAATGTCAACACGTGTCGGTTCTCAATGCATGTCCAGAAGAGAGTCCGAGAGGaccctctgtctctctctctctatctcattCTGTTAGAGACAGGAGCCGTGATATGGTGCTGCAGTGGCACACCAAATCATGTCGGACGTTTTAACCCATGTCTCTCGTAGGTCCTACCCACGTGTCCCGTCTACCCACTTTGGCTATTTGACAATTGAGAGTTGAAATTGGGATATAATAGTGTTAGAGCACTtgtaatggtgttattttgtctgaaccaacaaatatgtatagggttttgtgttttgctgatgtggttgtattggttttatgttttgctgatgtggttatattgggagatgtgttttatattgaaagattgtgttttagtgtagttttattggggacaacatgaagggcatgagaatttgttggccaccatgttgggtgggaaggaaaatgtattggaatatgtgttttgttggtgtggttatattgagagacatgttttgttggtgtggttgtattgagagacgtgtttgccttgactttttatgtaatagaagtgagacccaatataaatttttgctgGGCTAACAAATTTACACTACTGAAGTTGCTCTTAGATAGCCTATATAGTCATAGTCTATAAGAGCTCAAATATTTTAAACGAaaatttaaaacgttttaactctcaaaatacatgttagatttttaaaaaaattacatattcagaatcagtgcataaaactctttctaacaagatccattatcgatgagttttatcggataaatcttaattcctcattg
This genomic window from Tripterygium wilfordii isolate XIE 37 chromosome 9, ASM1340144v1, whole genome shotgun sequence contains:
- the LOC120005280 gene encoding heat stress transcription factor C-1; amino-acid sequence: MEANDIIAPFVLKTYQMVNDPSTDALIVWGHANNSFIVIEPLDFSQRILPAYFKHNNFSSFVRQLNTYGFRKVDPDRWEFANEWFLRGQIHLLKNIVRRNHCKNHKIELGMKDEEIYKEIARLRQEQVALEEELQGMNKRLEATERRPQQMMAFLRKVVEDPDLLPRMEQTRQQLLCDKKRRLMISPSSSSSSYGMTAAATNSLNSVKSEEEEEGNQAVISSPETGTERFGTDSSPEMNQVAGWFGRVSSPISPGTGTANLSRTLITTDFDEINRRGQIGYFGQLASAVEGRPPPPYPFSLLEGGF